One Gossypium hirsutum isolate 1008001.06 chromosome A11, Gossypium_hirsutum_v2.1, whole genome shotgun sequence genomic window carries:
- the LOC107897272 gene encoding mediator of RNA polymerase II transcription subunit 18 isoform X2 encodes MECVVQGIIETQYVEALEILLQGLCGVNKERLRVHEICLKSGPNLGFVASEVRLLCDLEQSEPTWTVKHVGGALRGAGVEQISVLVRSMVESKASKNVLRLFYALGYKLDHELLRVGITFHFQRGAQITVTVSSVNKMLKLHATDEAVPVTPGIQLVEVTAPATSENYNEVVAAVSSFCEYLAPLLHLSKPGVSTGVVPTAAAAAASLMSDGGGTTL; translated from the exons ATGGAATGTGTTGTTCAAGGAATTATAGAGACACAG TATGTTGAAGCACTCGAAATTCTACTTCAGGGTCTTTGTGGGGTTAATAAAGAACGCTTAAGAGTccatgaaatttgccttaaaagtGGCCCAAATCTTG GATTTGTTGCTTCAGAGGTCAGATTATTGTGTGATCTTGAGCAGTCTGAACCTACATG GACTGTTAAACATGTTGGGGGTGCATTGAGGGGTGCTGGGGTAGAGCAAATTTCTGTTCTGGTTAGGAGTATGGTAGAAAGCAAAGCAAGCAAGAATGTGCTTCGATTATTTTATGCACTCGGATACAAGTTGGATCATGAGCTGCTGAGAGTGGGAATCACCTTTCATTTCCAAAGGGGTGCTCAGATAACAGTAACTGTTTCATCTGTTAATAAGATGCTAAAACTGCACGCAACCGATGAGGCTGTGCCAGTAACACCTGGTATACAGCTGGTAGAAGTGACCGCCCCTGCAACATCGGAAAATTATAATGAAGTAGTTGCTGCTGTGTCTTCCTTCTGCGAATATCTTGCACC GCTGCTGCATTTGTCAAAGCCAGGTGTTTCAACCGGTGTTGTGCCTACGGCTGCTGCAGCTGCTGCATCTCTTATGTCTGATGGTGGGGGCACAACCTTGTAA
- the LOC107897272 gene encoding mediator of RNA polymerase II transcription subunit 18 isoform X1 — protein sequence MCCSRNYRDTDLQYVEALEILLQGLCGVNKERLRVHEICLKSGPNLGFVASEVRLLCDLEQSEPTWTVKHVGGALRGAGVEQISVLVRSMVESKASKNVLRLFYALGYKLDHELLRVGITFHFQRGAQITVTVSSVNKMLKLHATDEAVPVTPGIQLVEVTAPATSENYNEVVAAVSSFCEYLAPLLHLSKPGVSTGVVPTAAAAAASLMSDGGGTTL from the exons ATGTGTTGTTCAAGGAATTATAGAGACACAG atttgcAGTATGTTGAAGCACTCGAAATTCTACTTCAGGGTCTTTGTGGGGTTAATAAAGAACGCTTAAGAGTccatgaaatttgccttaaaagtGGCCCAAATCTTG GATTTGTTGCTTCAGAGGTCAGATTATTGTGTGATCTTGAGCAGTCTGAACCTACATG GACTGTTAAACATGTTGGGGGTGCATTGAGGGGTGCTGGGGTAGAGCAAATTTCTGTTCTGGTTAGGAGTATGGTAGAAAGCAAAGCAAGCAAGAATGTGCTTCGATTATTTTATGCACTCGGATACAAGTTGGATCATGAGCTGCTGAGAGTGGGAATCACCTTTCATTTCCAAAGGGGTGCTCAGATAACAGTAACTGTTTCATCTGTTAATAAGATGCTAAAACTGCACGCAACCGATGAGGCTGTGCCAGTAACACCTGGTATACAGCTGGTAGAAGTGACCGCCCCTGCAACATCGGAAAATTATAATGAAGTAGTTGCTGCTGTGTCTTCCTTCTGCGAATATCTTGCACC GCTGCTGCATTTGTCAAAGCCAGGTGTTTCAACCGGTGTTGTGCCTACGGCTGCTGCAGCTGCTGCATCTCTTATGTCTGATGGTGGGGGCACAACCTTGTAA
- the LOC107897290 gene encoding cytochrome c oxidase assembly protein COX11, mitochondrial isoform X1, producing MSWSRISSRISLLNHSNNLRILSQESRFLPDSLYSSYKFFKASSGCGNNGLMPRWEFSTKPLTRSFDFHPYGSRCLVRLSSFSSQRHYASHASHASTEQKSKKTLLYLTALVFAMVGSSYAAVPLYRRFCQATGYGGTVQRRESVEEKIARHEKDGTVATREIVVQFNADVADGMPWKFVPTQRQVRVKPGESALAFYTAENRSSKPITGVSTYNVTPMKAAVYFNKIQCFCFEEQRLLPGEQIDMPVFFYIDPEFDTDARMDGINNLILSYTFFKVSEE from the exons ATGTCATGGTCAAGAATTTCAAGTAGAATTTCTCTCTTGAATCACTCGAATAATCTACGGATTTTGTCACAGGAATCAAG GTTTCTTCCTGATTCTTTATATTCGAGTTACAAGTTCTTTAAAGCTTCTTCTGGGTGTGGCAACAATGGTCTGATGCCAAGATGGGAATTTAGCACAAAGCCTCTAACAAGGTCTTTTGATTTCCATCCTTATGGTTCTCGATGTTTAGTGAGATTATCTTCCTTTAGCAGTCAGCGCCACTATGCTTCTCATGCATCCCATGCTTCCACTGAGCAGAAATCCAAAAAGACTCTTTTGTATCTTACTGCATTAGTGTTTGCAATGGTGGGAAGTAGTTACGCTGCCGTCCCACTATACCGAAGATTCTGCCAGGCTACTGGGTATGGTGGTACTGTCCAACGACGTGAG AGTGTTGAAGAAAAGATTGCTCGGCATGAAAAAGATGGGACAGTAGCAACAAG GGAGATAGTAGTGCAATTCAATGCTGATGTGGCGGACGGAATGCCCTGGAAATTTGTTCCAACTCAAAGACAG GTGAGAGTCAAGCCTGGAGAAAGTGCTCTTGCTTTTTATACTGCTGAAAACCGAAGTTCAAAACCCATAACTGGTGTCTCTACTTATAACGTCACCCCTATGAAG GCTGctgtttatttcaataaaatccAGTGCTTTTGCTTTGAGGAGCAGCGTCTTCTTCCTGGAGAGCAGATTGACATGCCT GTTTTCTTCTACATAGATCCTGAGTTTGACACAGATGCCCGAATGGATGGTATAAACAACCTGATTTTATCATATACTTTTTTCAAGGTTTCCGAAGAATAG
- the LOC107897290 gene encoding cytochrome c oxidase assembly protein COX11, mitochondrial isoform X2 — translation MPRWEFSTKPLTRSFDFHPYGSRCLVRLSSFSSQRHYASHASHASTEQKSKKTLLYLTALVFAMVGSSYAAVPLYRRFCQATGYGGTVQRRESVEEKIARHEKDGTVATREIVVQFNADVADGMPWKFVPTQRQVRVKPGESALAFYTAENRSSKPITGVSTYNVTPMKAAVYFNKIQCFCFEEQRLLPGEQIDMPVFFYIDPEFDTDARMDGINNLILSYTFFKVSEE, via the exons ATGCCAAGATGGGAATTTAGCACAAAGCCTCTAACAAGGTCTTTTGATTTCCATCCTTATGGTTCTCGATGTTTAGTGAGATTATCTTCCTTTAGCAGTCAGCGCCACTATGCTTCTCATGCATCCCATGCTTCCACTGAGCAGAAATCCAAAAAGACTCTTTTGTATCTTACTGCATTAGTGTTTGCAATGGTGGGAAGTAGTTACGCTGCCGTCCCACTATACCGAAGATTCTGCCAGGCTACTGGGTATGGTGGTACTGTCCAACGACGTGAG AGTGTTGAAGAAAAGATTGCTCGGCATGAAAAAGATGGGACAGTAGCAACAAG GGAGATAGTAGTGCAATTCAATGCTGATGTGGCGGACGGAATGCCCTGGAAATTTGTTCCAACTCAAAGACAG GTGAGAGTCAAGCCTGGAGAAAGTGCTCTTGCTTTTTATACTGCTGAAAACCGAAGTTCAAAACCCATAACTGGTGTCTCTACTTATAACGTCACCCCTATGAAG GCTGctgtttatttcaataaaatccAGTGCTTTTGCTTTGAGGAGCAGCGTCTTCTTCCTGGAGAGCAGATTGACATGCCT GTTTTCTTCTACATAGATCCTGAGTTTGACACAGATGCCCGAATGGATGGTATAAACAACCTGATTTTATCATATACTTTTTTCAAGGTTTCCGAAGAATAG